From Xiphophorus hellerii strain 12219 chromosome 6, Xiphophorus_hellerii-4.1, whole genome shotgun sequence, the proteins below share one genomic window:
- the napgb gene encoding N-ethylmaleimide-sensitive factor attachment protein, gamma b produces MAAQKINEAHEHIAKAEKCLKTSLTKWKPDFDSAASEYAKAAVCFKNAKQYEQAKDAYLKEAEYHTENKTLFHAAKAIEQAGMMMKEQKKMPEAIQYIEKACMMYMENGTPDTAAMALDRAGKLIEPINLEKAVDLYQKAAGVFENEDRLRQAVELLGKASRLLVRLKRLDEAAVALQKEKNMYKEIENFPMCFKKTTAQVLVHLHRGDFVAADKCVRESYSLPGYSGSEDCVAMETLLQGYDEQDEDQAYRVCNSPLLKYMDNDYAKLAISLKVPGGGGKKKKAAAAPQGGAGGAPSAAKDEEDDEYEGGLC; encoded by the exons ATGGCAGCTCAGAAGATAAACGAAGCCCATGAACACATCGCTAAAGCGGAGAAATG CTTAAAGACGAGTCTGACAAAATGGAAACCTGACTTTGACAGTGCGGCATCAGAGTACGCCAAAGCAG CTGTTTGCTTCAAGAACGCAAAGCAGTATGAGCAAGCTAAGGATGCTTACCTGAAGGAGGCTGAGTATCACACAGAAAACAAGAC ACTCTTTCATGCTGCAAA ggcTATTGAGCAGGCAgggatgatgatgaag GAGCAAAAGAAAATGCCAGAGGCCATCCAGTACATAGAGAAAGCCTGCATGATGTACATGGAGAACGGGACGCCCGACACCGCCGCTATGGCCTTGGATCGGGCCGGAAA ACTCATAGAGCCCATAAATCTAGAGAAAGCTGTTGACCTTTACCAGAAGGCGGCAGGTGTATTTGAG AACGAAGACCGTCTGCGTCAGGCGGTGGAGCTGCTGGGAAAAGCCTCCAGACTGCTGGTCAGGTTAAAAAG gcTGGACGAAGCTGCAGTTGCTCTGCAAAAAGAGAAGAATATGTACAAAGAGATTGAGAACTTCCCCATGTGTTTCAAG AAAACCACAGCCCAGGTTCTGGTCCATCTTCACCGCGGCGACTTCGTGGCGGCTGATAAATGTGTCCGGGAGAGTTACAG TCTGCCCGGCTACAGCGGGAGTGAAGACTGCGTTGCCAtggagacgctgctgcaggGCTACGACGAGCAGGACGAGGATCAGGCCTACCGCGTGTGCAACTCCCCTTTACTGAAGTACATGGACAACGAC TACGCCAAACTGGCCATTTCCCTGAAAGTCcctggaggaggagggaagaagaagaaggccgCCGCTGCTCCACAAGGGGGCGCCGGCGGGGCGCCTTCAGCTGCAAAGGACGAGGAGGATGACGAGTACGAGGGCGGGTTGTGTTAA
- the rab12 gene encoding ras-related protein Rab-12, translating to MDPRYDIPRRAAAGGGSGGSENSSPALGAQSRRRKMPPRPADFKLQIIIIGSRGVGKTSLMERFTDDTFCESCKSTVGVDFKIKTVELRGKKIRLQIWDTAGQERFNSITSAYYRGAKGIVVVYDITKQETFDDLPKWMKMIDKYASEEAELLLVGNKLDCETDRIISKQQGERFASRITGMRFCEASAKDNYNVDEIFVKLVDDILSKMPLEVPNKELSNSVLSLQPEPEVPPELPPPRMRCC from the exons ATGGATCCGAGATATGATATACCGCGGAGGGCCGCTGCCGGTGGTGGCAGCGGAGGCTCGGAGAACTCGTCTCCCGCTCTGGGGGCTCAGTCCCGCCGCAGGAAGATGCCTCCCCGACCCGCTGACTTCAAACTCCAGATTATAATTATTGGCTCCCGTGGAGTAGGTAAAACCAGCCTCATGGAGAGGTTCACGGACGATACTTTCTGCGAGTCATGCAAGTCGACAGTAG GTGTTGATTTCAAAATCAAGACAGTTGAATTGAGAGGGAAGAAGATCAGACTTCAGATATG GGACACTGCAGGCCAGGAGAGGTTTAACAGCATCACTTCGGCCTACTACAGAGGAGCCAAGGGAATAGTCGTGGTTTATGACATCACAAAACAGGAAACGTTCGATGACCTTCCTAAATGGATGAAAATGATAGACAAG TACGCCTCAGAGGAAGCAGAGCTTCTGCTGGTTGGGAACAAGCTGGACTGTGAGACGGATCGGatcatctcaaaacaacaaGGAGAGAGA TTTGCCTCTCGGATAACTGGGATGCGCTTCTGCGAAGCCAGTGCCAAGGATAATTATAACGTGGATGAGATTTTCGTCAAGCTTGTTGATGACATTCTCAGCAAG ATGCCTCTTGAGGTTCCCAACAAGGAGCTCTCCAACAGCGTCCTGTCTCTGCAGCCTGAACCCGAAGTGCCACCGGAGCTGCCCCCTCCCCGCATGCGCTGTTGCTGA